The genomic interval TTGCCCCAGCCTTCTAATCCCATAGATAACGAGCGTCCTGCTTGTTCACCTACTTTGGTTTCTCCCGTTAACGATTCATATTTATTCGCATAACCGCGCGGGGTAATCATCAAACCTTGTTCCAAATAAGTAGATGAATTACCAATTAAAACTGTGGTTAACATGCCAATATCACAGTCTGACATTTCATCTAAGCGGACTAATTGAATCGATTGACGACGACGATAAGCTGATTTTACAATGGCCACGGGTGTTTCAGCGGCACGGTGTTTTAATAATATTTTCTGTGCTTCAACAATTTGTTGGGTACGACGACCACTTTTTGGATTATAAAGTGCAATCACAAAGTCGGCATGACCTGCAGCCTCTATTCTTCGTGAAATAACAGGCCAAGGCGTTAATAAATCAGAAAGTGAAATTGAACAAAAATCATGTGTTAAAGGTGCACCTACTAATGAGGCACACGCCGATAAGGCCGTACTTCCAGGTATGATCTCGACTTTAATATCACTGTCAGGAGTCCAGCCTGATTTTAATAAAACCTCATAGGTGGGGCCAGCCATTCCATAAACGCCAATATCACCCGATGAAATAAGAGCGACTTTTTTACCTAATTTAGCTTGATCATAGGCTTCAATACAGCGATCAATTTCTTCTGTCATCCCCTTTTTGATAACTTCTTTACCCACCAGTAATTCTTTAACCAGTTTGATGTAAGTTGTATAACCAATCACAATATCAGCCTCTACAATCGCCGATTTTGCACGATAGCTCATGTGCTCTTCAGCACCTGGACCAAAACCCACTAAGTATATTTTTCCACTCATTTTATTTATGTTTGTTTGATAGCAATTGAAACCGTGGCATTTTTTCCATCTTCACCACGCATTTTAAATTTTTCGACAACTAACGATTTCATCGTTGCATTTGCTGCTAATAAAGCAGCCGCCTCTGAAACCGAAGGCGTTCCCATGTATTTCATCACAACCGCAGAAGGACTAGGTACATCCACTTTTGCTAATTGTTCCGCTGAATAAAAAGAAATCGGGTGTTGATATTTTTCAGCCAGTTGTAAGAAAGCCTGTTCATCATTTTTTTTATCAATCGTTGCATAGTGATCAATATCATTAGGTGATAGTTGAGCCGATTTCAACGCTTGATTTATGGCGGTTTCGATGGTTAATAGCGATGTCCCTCGATCACAACCCAACCCTAAAACCAGTTTCATGATTTTTTTTTCAACGGTCTATAAACCACGAGGCGTTCCGCTAATGAATCCCATGTTTCCTTTGTAATCTCACGGTCTGTCACCCATAAAATAGCTTTATAACGCGTTAAATCAACCGCGTCCAAATTGTCAAATAAATGAATTGTTTTAGGTAACGGTGTTGTACGCGTCCACCAATTTTTTTCCCCTGTTTCTTGTACAAAGGCGATGAGTTCTTCATTAACAACATGAGCTGAAACCCGTGTAATATTAATTTTAGGTGCTTCAACTGTCCAGCCAAGTTCACGCCCTAAAATATCAACAGGAATTGTTTTGCCCACATCAGAGGCGGTTGTTAAAACAGGCGTTGCTTGGAGTAAACGAGCAATCTCTTCCGCACAAGCGTTTGCCCCGCCTACATGACCTGATAAAACAGGAATAACAAATTCACCCGCATCATCAACCACAATAATACCTGGATCTTCATCTTTAGATTTTAAGTGGGGTGCGATTAACCTGACCACGGCTCCTAGCGAGACAAAAAATATAATTTGATCGTAATCTGAAAAAAGTGAAGCAATTTGATGTCGAAAAGCCCCTGTATAATTACGATGACAATTCGTGACTTCTTGCATAAGAGGCTCAAATTTTTCAGCAACAAGCACATCGGCATGAGGTAATTTTTTTGCCAACAATTTAACTTGTTGTACCCCGTGTTTAGTAATCGCAACCAGAATAATTTTAGGGCTTGATGATGTCATAACTTAAGACCAAATAAAAAATTATCATTATAACCTAGTATATTAGTAGGTAAATAAATAATGTTTAAAGATTCCCCCATTTTATACTGGGGGAGGTGTTGTTCCTGTTGGTGCAGGTTGACTTATAGGTGCTGCTACTGGTTCATTTGTGGGCGCAGCTATTAGTTCATTTGTGGGCGCAGCTATTGGTTCATTTGTAGGAGCAACTATAGGTGCATTTATAGGCGCAGCTATTGGTTTATTTATGGGTGCAGGTTCAAGCAGGGGTTCGTTAATAGGAAGAGGTTTAGGGACTTCTATCGCTTCAGGGGGAGGTAACTCTTCTGGTGCAATCTTACTATTTAAAACATTTTCTATGGTTATTATAGAGGAGTTAGTCGGTACTGTAGTTGTTATCGGTGCTGGAGAACTTGTAGGTTCTTGATAATCATCT from Methylococcales bacterium carries:
- the cobJ gene encoding precorrin-3B C(17)-methyltransferase; translated protein: MSGKIYLVGFGPGAEEHMSYRAKSAIVEADIVIGYTTYIKLVKELLVGKEVIKKGMTEEIDRCIEAYDQAKLGKKVALISSGDIGVYGMAGPTYEVLLKSGWTPDSDIKVEIIPGSTALSACASLVGAPLTHDFCSISLSDLLTPWPVISRRIEAAGHADFVIALYNPKSGRRTQQIVEAQKILLKHRAAETPVAIVKSAYRRRQSIQLVRLDEMSDCDIGMLTTVLIGNSSTYLEQGLMITPRGYANKYESLTGETKVGEQAGRSLSMGLEGWGNCLTHYLQKNSGITLEKAADYFKVSLGDVLESLAKGEDAGVHSVTKVADNKFNEALDETKHWGKLRGIVRAEAGTVTELFLYGDAFKQQGDWLSIENSHFHLHAHWKNVAAAYFSSRDQQGYSLNFIDNLGRLLFRVSLMKQDGEFKTELLKAYNEARDNLSQTSQGEHIND
- a CDS encoding cobalamin biosynthesis protein, whose protein sequence is MKLVLGLGCDRGTSLLTIETAINQALKSAQLSPNDIDHYATIDKKNDEQAFLQLAEKYQHPISFYSAEQLAKVDVPSPSAVVMKYMGTPSVSEAAALLAANATMKSLVVEKFKMRGEDGKNATVSIAIKQT
- a CDS encoding cobalamin biosynthesis central domain-containing protein; translation: MTSSSPKIILVAITKHGVQQVKLLAKKLPHADVLVAEKFEPLMQEVTNCHRNYTGAFRHQIASLFSDYDQIIFFVSLGAVVRLIAPHLKSKDEDPGIIVVDDAGEFVIPVLSGHVGGANACAEEIARLLQATPVLTTASDVGKTIPVDILGRELGWTVEAPKINITRVSAHVVNEELIAFVQETGEKNWWTRTTPLPKTIHLFDNLDAVDLTRYKAILWVTDREITKETWDSLAERLVVYRPLKKKS